GAAGGCGGTCAGGCGCTGCAGGATGCCCTTGGTGTAATCGAGGCGATCCACGCCCAAAATGATGCGCTTGGGGCTGCCCAAGTCCTCGCGCAATTGGGCCACGCGGCGTTCATCCTCGGCGCTAAACTGGCCGAAATCCTGCGCGGCAATGGAAATGGGGAACGCGCCCACGCCCACGGTGCGGCCCCCGGGGAGGCGGATATGGGCGGTGACATCGCGGGTGGTGGCCTCCCCGCGCACCTCGAGGCCTTGGCGGCGGACCAATTCCAAGAAATTGCGGGCATTGGCCTCCAAATGGAAGCCAATGAGATCAGCGCCTAAGATGCCGCGCACCGTTTCCTCCCGCCAGGGCAGCTGCCGGAAGAGATCGGGGGAGGGGAAGGGGATGTGCAGGAAGAACCCAATGGTGAGATCGGGGCGCATTTGCCGCAGGATGCCCGGCAATAACTGCAGCTGATAGTCCTGCACCCAGACCGTCGCGCCTTCTGCGGCCACGAGGGCTACCTCGTCCGCGAAGCGGAGGTTGACCTCGCGGTAGGCATCCCACCAGTCGCGGTGATAGGCAGGGGTGACGATGAGATCGTGGTAGAGCGGCCACAGCGTGGCATTGGAAAAGCCCTCGTAGAAGGCCTCAAAATCGGCCTCGGTAAGTTTGACCGGGTGCAATAACACCCCGGCCTCGGTGCGGAAGGGTTCGGGCGCGGCATCGGCAACGCCGGGCCACCCCACCCAGCAGCCCTGGTGCGCTTCGAGCACCGGTGAGAGCGCGGTGACCAGACCGCCCGGCGAGGCCGTCCACTCCTGACTGCCATCGGCCGCGGTAGTTAAATCTACCGGCAGGCGGTTTGCCACTACTACGAAGTCATTGCCGCGCTCACTCATAGTCCAAGACTAGCTTAAGACTTCTTGGTCGACTTCTTTGTTGCTTTCTTTGTCGACTTTTTGGTGGACTTTTTGGCCGCCTTGGTGGTCTTCTTGGTCGACTTTTTAGTGGACTTCTTCGAGGCCTTGGACGTCGACTTCTTGGTGGCCTTCTTCGTGGACTTCTTCGGCGCGGCATCGGCTTGTTCCGCCAATACTTTCTTGTGCACCAGGCCCTTCGGCTCGACACCCAGCATGGACATCAAGGTCACGCCGTCCAAGAAGTCTTGGGAGTAGGTGGCCACCACGCGGCGGGCGGCACGGGCGGTTTCCTCTGCCAGGGCAATGTCTTGTTCTGCCTGTGGGTGCGTGTCTTGGACCTTGGGTGGCACGGCGAGTCCTCCTGAATGTTGGGAAAGCTATCAGGCTAAATATTGTACGCTACCGGCGGCGTTTAGGGCTCCTTGGGTTCCTCCCCGCCGGGCTTGGTGTGATCGGATTCCTCAGGCGCAGGCGATTTCTGCCCGGGCACCGTATAGGTGGTGCGCTCAGTTTCTTGCGGCTGGGCCGGCCACTGGGAGTCTGCCGGCCACAAATCTTCCGCCGGAGTGGTCCCCGGCGCGTGCTGCTGAGCCTGCGCGTGTTGTGGCGGCTTTGGCCCCMGCGKGGGCGGCAATTCGGGGSGGKTGRCGCGGGGRGSAAAGGGGGRCATCGGCACGCGCGGGRTGCGCGGGGCCCTGCGCGCCAGGTGAGTTGCCTTGTGGAAGGAGAACCGGCCGATGCGCTTGAAGGCGGAGTACGGGCGGAAGTACTTCGGGCGGCGCAGGCGGCGGGCGACGCGCTCGCCAAAAACGACGCCGGCTGCCAGCGCGCCGGAGATGGCCAGCGCGGTGGCTAGGTTGGTAAAGCCGGTAATCATCTGCTCGTTGATGGAGGCGTACATGCCGCGGTACAGCATGAGGCCCGGCAGCATGGGCGTATAGCCCACGATCATCGTAATGAGCGGCGGGATGCCCCACCGGCGCGACATCAAACCGCCGGCCAGGCCCACCACGATGGCGGATATGCCGGAGGCAATGACCGGGCCGACGCCGAAGGGCACGACCACGAAGTAGTAGAAAACCATACCGGCGGCCGCAGTGAGCCCCGAGAGGATAATTTCTATCCAATTAGCCCCGCAGGCCAGCGCGAATGCGGCCGAACCCGTACCGCCGAGCAGCACCAAAAGGGGAATCTTGTGATAAACCGGCGGCGCCAAGGTACCCATCGGGGGCAGATCAAAGCCCATGGCGGAGGCCAGCTGGATGCCCACACCCACGCCGGCGATGATCGCGCCCGTTGATAACAGCGCAGTGAAAAAGCGCGCGGAAGAGGTCACGGGGGAGCGCGTGATGCCATCGACAAGCGCCTGCACCAGCGTCAGTCCCGCCACCAGCACGATGATTCCGGACGCAATAATCTGCGCCGGCGACATGCTAATGCCGAAGGCTGCGGCCACGTTATACAAAATCGCCGCTGGGAAGACGGCCAAGAAGCCGCCGACGACGTTTTGATAAAAGGGCGGCAGGCGGTAATTAGCCAACCAGTCATTAAGCCCCATAATCAGCGCAGAGACCACGAAGGCAACGACGCCCACGAGGAGATCGCCGCCGAGCATCATGGAAATCAGGCCACCCATGCCGCCCCAACCGAGCATCACCGTAGACGGCTTATACGGCGCCGGCATGCGATCGATGTCATCCAGGCGCTTTTCCGCCATCGCGGGCGGGACCTTACCGGAGTGGATATCGCGGATGAGCCGGTCTACTTCCGAAAGCTTGGAAAAGTTCACGCCTACATCCGGCACCACGCGAAAGACGTGGAGGTTCTGGCGCTTATCGCCCGTGCCGATCGCGGTGTGGATGGTGATGGTATTCATCAAGATATCCACATGGCAGTAGTGCAAACCGTACGACGACGCCGCCAGGTGCACCTGCGCGCGGGCATCCGAGTTGGCGGATCCGGCGCTAATAAGCAGCTCGCCGATGCGCGCGGCAATCTCCATCACGCCCGTGACCTGGGCGGCATCGGTCAGATCGACCGGGGCGAGTGGCGATGGTGGGGGTGCGGCTTTGGCCGCGTCAATGATGGCGACTTGGCCTGCGGATGCGTGCAGGCGCTCCCGCATAGCGGACAGTAGTGACACGAAAATAACCCTCGAAAAAGCGGTGGGACACTAGTAATAATTTCAGCCTGAACTCTAACCCTTGTGGGGCGCAAATGCATACAAGGGGGACCGGCTTTCCCCTTGGGCGAGGTCCTCGGGTACCATGCAACGAGCGGAAGAAATCCGCGGTGCTGGAGTGGCGCAATTGGTAGCGCAACGCACTTGTAATGCGTAGGTTGCGAGTTCAAGTCTCGTCYCCAGCWMAAAAAATYMCCCCCTAGCTRCAMAAACAGTTRGGGGGWAAAAKTTWACAAGYCAGCCRGGTGKYTWTTTMCCCGCCACTTTGCGCAGACAGCGTCCCAGACTTCGGGTTATCGCGGAAGCACCAGGCGGTCAGTGCGGCGAAGACTAGGGTCAGGCAGGCAAGCCCGCCGACGGTGAGGAAATACGCGGAATCGTAGGCGGCTGCGGCGGCGTCATGTGTGGCCGGCGATGAGAGTGCGTCGGTGCCTTGCGGGGCGAGGGCATCGGGAAGCTTGTGCGTCATCAGTAGCGGCACGAGGGAGCCGGTAATGGCGATGGAGAGCAGCGTACCGAACTCGTAGGACACGGCCTCCACACCGGAGGCCATGCCTGCCCGGTGGGAGGGGGCGGCGTTAATGATGGCGGTGGAAGAAACGGACATCGAGGAGCCAGCGCCTAAGCCGGTGAGGATGAGGCCGGTAATAAATACCGCGAGGTTATCGGCGCGGTCGGCCCAGATGATGCCCAGCATGCCGATGGACATGCTCAGGAAACCGCCGCTGATGATGGGCAAAAAGCCCACGCGGTGTAAGACGGTGCCGCCCACAATGGCGGTGGGAATGGCCGCAACCGCCATGGCGGAGATGAAAAGGCCGGCGTCGAGGGGCGAGAGGGCATCGACAAGCTGCAGCTTTTGGGTGGTCAAAAGCTCAAGGCCCGTAAGGCCAAACATGGCGCCACCGGCGGKGAGKACGCCGCCGGKAAAGGKGGGSGAGKAGAAGATGTCAAAGGTTAAAAGCGGATCATTAAGCCGGCTTTGCCGGTGGGCAAAGGCTGCGGCGCCGAGCAAGAAGGTGGCGATGGAGCAGGCCAGCAGCATGACATTGATTTCGGTGGCCGCCGCCGTCTTAATGGCCAGGACCAGGCTGGAAAGGGTAATGAGCGCGTAGAACGAGGACGGAAAATCCCAGTGCTTGTGCGGGTTCGGCAGGTTGGGCGGGCCAAGGAGGAAGGTAAGGATAATGGCGAGGGCCACGATGGGCACGTTGATCAAAAAGACCGAGCCCCACCAGAAATGCTCTAAGAGGAATCCACCCACGGTGGGCCCGGCGGCAGCGCCCACGACGGCGACGGAACTCCAAATACCAATGGCTTTATTGCGCTCAACCTCATTGGGGAAGGTCAGGCGGATAAGTGCCAGGGTGGAAGGCAGCATGATGGCAGCGCCCAGACCTAATAGGGCGCGGCCGGCGATGAGCAGCCAGGCATTGGGCGAATAAGCCGCCACGAGGGAGGCGGTGCCGAAGGTGGCCAGGCCAATAAGGAACATCAGGCGGTGGCCAATGCGATCGCCTAATGTGCCGGTACCGAGGAGCAAGCCCGATAGAACCAGCGTATAGGCATTGATGATCCACAATTGCTGCATGTCAGTGGCGTGCAGCTGCTGCGTTAGCTGAGGCAGTGCCGTATAAAGGATGGAATTATCCAGGCCCACCATGAGCAGCCCCAAGGACACCACGGCAAAGAAGGACCACCGCTGTGCTGGGGTGGAGGGCGCCGCGGCCGCGCGGTGCGGGGGCTTAGTGGCAGTATCAGGTGACTCGATGCTCATCGCTAGAAACCGTAGCGAATCAGTGTGTGATAATTCAGATTAGTATTGCCTTCCTCACAGATAGGCCGGTGGTGTGAGTATGCAGGAATTGCTGGACTTTCCTGCACGTTTAGTAGCACAGTGGTACTAGAACAGTTAAAGAGTTAAGGATGATGTTTAATGGCACGCAATTACGCAGAACAACTTGTTGAGACGCTAGAAAAGCAGGGCGTCGAGCACATTTATGGCCTCGTGGGAGACTCCCTCAACCCGATCGTGGACGCGGTGCGCCGCTCCTCCATCGAGTGGATCCACGTGCGCAATGAGGAAGCAGCGGCCTTTGCCGCCGAGGCGGACTCGCTGACCACCGGCAAGCTGGCCGTTTGCGCGGCCTCCTGTGGCCCGGGCAATACCCACCTCATCCAGGGCCTTTATGACGCCAACCGCAATGGCGCCAAGGTGCTGGCCCTGGCATCGCACATTCCTTCCCGCCAGATTGGCTCCCACTTCTTCCAGGAAACCCACCCGGAGCAGATCTTCCAGGAGTGCTCCGGCTACTGCGAAATGGTCATGTCCGGCGACCAGGGCGGGGTAGTACTCCACCACGCCATCCAGTCCACCATGGCCGGCAATGGCGTCTCCGTGCTGGTTATCCCTGGCGACGTTTCTACCGAAGAGGTGGACGATGATACCTTCGTAGAATCCAAGATCTCCACCGGCCGCCCCGTGGTCTACCCGGACCCGGCCGAGGCCGCAGCGCTGACCCAGGCCATCAATGAGGCCGAGTCCGTCGCGTTCTTCGTGGGTGCCGGCGCGAAAAATGCCCGCGAGCAGGTGCTGCAGCTGGCAGAAAAGGTCAAGGCCCCCATTGGCCACGCGCTCGGCGGCAAGATGTACATCCAGTACGATAACCCGTTTGACGTGGGCATGTCTGGATTGCTCGGCTACGGCGCCGCGCACGAGGCCACCCACGAGGCGGACCTGCTGATCCTCTTGGGCACGGACTTCCCGTATAACGACTTCCTGCCTAAGGGCAACGTGGCGCAGGTCGATATCAACGGCTCCCACATCGGCCGCCGCACGAAGATCTCCTACCCCGTGACCGGCGACGTTGCCGCCACCATCGAGAACATCCTGCCGCACGTGGAGGAGAAGAAGGACCGCTCCTTCTTGGATAAGATGCTGAAGAAGCACTACGACAAGCTGGAGCACGTCGTGGAAGCCTATACCTCCAACGTGGAAAAGCACACCCCGATCCACCCTGAGTACATCGCGGATCTCATTGACCAAGAGGCCGACGATGACGCCATCTTCACCGTCGATACGGGCATGTGCAACGTCTGGGGCGCGCGCTACATCACCCCGAATGGCAAGCGCGAGCAGATCGGTTCCTTCCGCCACGGCACCATGGCAAACGCCCTACCGCAGGCCATCGGCGCGCAGCAGGCTAATCCTGGCCGCCAGGTCATTACTTTCTCTGGCGACGGCGGGCTTTCAATGCTCATGGGCGAGCTGCTGACGGTCAAGCTGCACCAGCTGCCGGTCAAGATGTTCGTATTCAATAACTCCTCGCTGGGCATGGTCAAGCTGGAGATGCTGGTGGGCGGCATCCCGGAGCACGAGACCGACCACGAGTCCGTGGACTTTTCCAAGATCGCAGAAGCCGCCGGCATCAAGACCTTCCGCATCGAGGATCCGAAGCAGGCTCCGAAGCAGATCAAGAAGGCCTTGGCTTATAACGGCCCTGCGCTTATCGATGTCGTCACCGACCCCAACGCCCTGTCCCTGCCACCGACGCTGACCTTCGACCAGCTCCTGGGCTTCTCCAAGGCCGCTACCCGCACCGTCTTCGGCGGCGGCGTGGGCTCCATGCTGTCCATGGCCAAGTCCAACCTGCGCAATATCCCACGCCCGCAGGACTTCTAAGCTATAACTGCCAAATAGCGCGCTAGCCACGCTTCCTTTTTCTTACCGCGGATTCCGTTCCACGGTTGGGAAGGGGAAGCGTGACTTTTTGCTTTCACAGGTTTCAGTCAGAAACTTATCAGTAGGCTAGAAACTGGGTTTGCCATGATGGTTTAGTGAAGCTTGCACGCACGCAGGTGTGCAGATGACAGGAAGTAATAGGAGCTACAGGACGCATGGAAGACAATAAACTTGCCAAAGTCCTCGTCGTTGATGACGAGCCGAATATCGTGGAGCTTTTGACGGTATCGTTGAAGTTCCAAAATTTTGAGGTCTACAGCGCCAACTCGGGCAATGAGGCCCTGCGCGTGGCCCGCGAGGTTAACCCGGATGCCTACATTTTGGACGTCATGATGCCAGGTATGGACGGCTTTGAGCTCTTGGGCAAGCTGCGCCAGGAAGGCCTGGATGGCCCAGTGCTGTACCTGACCGCCAAGGACGGCGTGGATCAGCGCATTCACGGCCTGACCATCGGCGCAGATGATTACGTCACCAAACCCTTTAGCCTCGAAGAGGTCATCACCCGCCTGCGCGTGATCATGCGCCGCGGCGGTGCCGCCGAGGAGTCTTCTAATGACGCCACCATGAGCTATGCCGATCTGACCTTGAATGACGATACCCACGAGGTCACCAAGGGCGGCGAGCTCATCGAGCTTTCTCCCACGGAATTCAACCTCCTGCGCTACCTCATGCAAAACAAGGAAGTGGTGCTCTCCAAGTCCAAGATCCTGGACAACGTCTGGCACTATGACTTCGGCGGCGATGGCAACGTCGTGGAATCCTATATTTCTTACCTGCGCCGCAAGATCGATACCGGCGATACGCAGCTTATCCACACCGTGCGCGGCGTTGGCTATGTGCTGCGCACCCCGCGGTCCTAAACTGACGTTTTATAATGGCAGATTCACAGGAGAACCCCGCTGCGGGCAGGACCGCGCAGTCCCAGCCCCAGCAGCCGCAGCAGCCGCCAAAGAAGTGGCATGAGCAGCTGGATCAGCTGCCACAGCAGGGGCAGGGAAAGAAAAAGAAGCGCTCCAAGCGCGACTACATCAAGCAGATTCCGCAGGCGATGCCCCTGCGCACCTGGCTTGTGGTTCT
This is a stretch of genomic DNA from Corynebacterium accolens. It encodes these proteins:
- a CDS encoding alpha,alpha-trehalose-phosphate synthase (UDP-forming); its protein translation is MSERGNDFVVVANRLPVDLTTAADGSQEWTASPGGLVTALSPVLEAHQGCWVGWPGVADAAPEPFRTEAGVLLHPVKLTEADFEAFYEGFSNATLWPLYHDLIVTPAYHRDWWDAYREVNLRFADEVALVAAEGATVWVQDYQLQLLPGILRQMRPDLTIGFFLHIPFPSPDLFRQLPWREETVRGILGADLIGFHLEANARNFLELVRRQGLEVRGEATTRDVTAHIRLPGGRTVGVGAFPISIAAQDFGQFSAEDERRVAQLREDLGSPKRIILGVDRLDYTKGILQRLTAFEELLETGALDPEEVTLVQLATPSRERLDHYKATRSQVEEAVGRINGRFSRMGHPVVHYQHRGVPKDVLRCYYRMADIMLVTPFKDGMNLVAKEFVACHDDGSGALVLSEFAGAAAELDEAYLCNPFDIESVKRALLNAVRALSDAPSTMTQRMLTMHDQVISHDVQLWSQSFLGCLRAVRTESASQAPDSHGKDS
- the thrE gene encoding threonine/serine exporter ThrE, with product MSLLSAMRERLHASAGQVAIIDAAKAAPPPSPLAPVDLTDAAQVTGVMEIAARIGELLISAGSANSDARAQVHLAASSYGLHYCHVDILMNTITIHTAIGTGDKRQNLHVFRVVPDVGVNFSKLSEVDRLIRDIHSGKVPPAMAEKRLDDIDRMPAPYKPSTVMLGWGGMGGLISMMLGGDLLVGVVAFVVSALIMGLNDWLANYRLPPFYQNVVGGFLAVFPAAILYNVAAAFGISMSPAQIIASGIIVLVAGLTLVQALVDGITRSPVTSSARFFTALLSTGAIIAGVGVGIQLASAMGFDLPPMGTLAPPVYHKIPLLVLLGGTGSAAFALACGANWIEIILSGLTAAAGMVFYYFVVVPFGVGPVIASGISAIVVGLAGGLMSRRWGIPPLITMIVGYTPMLPGLMLYRGMYASINEQMITGFTNLATALAISGALAAGVVFGERVARRLRRPKYFRPYSAFKRIGRFSFHKATHLARRAPRXPRVPMXPFXPRXXXPELPPXXGPKPPQHAQAQQHAPGTTPAEDLWPADSQWPAQPQETERTTYTVPGQKSPAPEESDHTKPGGEEPKEP
- a CDS encoding MFS transporter, with translation MSIESPDTATKPPHRAAAAPSTPAQRWSFFAVVSLGLLMVGLDNSILYTALPQLTQQLHATDMQQLWIINAYTLVLSGLLLGTGTLGDRIGHRLMFLIGLATFGTASLVAAYSPNAWLLIAGRALLGLGAAIMLPSTLALIRLTFPNEVERNKAIGIWSSVAVVGAAAGPTVGGFLLEHFWWGSVFLINVPIVALAIILTFLLGPPNLPNPHKHWDFPSSFYALITLSSLVLAIKTAAATEINVMLLACSIATFLLGAAAFAHRQSRLNDPLLTFDIFXSPXFXGGVLXAGGAMFGLTGLELLTTQKLQLVDALSPLDAGLFISAMAVAAIPTAIVGGTVLHRVGFLPIISGGFLSMSIGMLGIIWADRADNLAVFITGLILTGLGAGSSMSVSSTAIINAAPSHRAGMASGVEAVSYEFGTLLSIAITGSLVPLLMTHKLPDALAPQGTDALSSPATHDAAAAAYDSAYFLTVGGLACLTLVFAALTAWCFRDNPKSGTLSAQSGGXXXTXLXCXJXPPNCXCS
- a CDS encoding pyruvate dehydrogenase, which encodes MARNYAEQLVETLEKQGVEHIYGLVGDSLNPIVDAVRRSSIEWIHVRNEEAAAFAAEADSLTTGKLAVCAASCGPGNTHLIQGLYDANRNGAKVLALASHIPSRQIGSHFFQETHPEQIFQECSGYCEMVMSGDQGGVVLHHAIQSTMAGNGVSVLVIPGDVSTEEVDDDTFVESKISTGRPVVYPDPAEAAALTQAINEAESVAFFVGAGAKNAREQVLQLAEKVKAPIGHALGGKMYIQYDNPFDVGMSGLLGYGAAHEATHEADLLILLGTDFPYNDFLPKGNVAQVDINGSHIGRRTKISYPVTGDVAATIENILPHVEEKKDRSFLDKMLKKHYDKLEHVVEAYTSNVEKHTPIHPEYIADLIDQEADDDAIFTVDTGMCNVWGARYITPNGKREQIGSFRHGTMANALPQAIGAQQANPGRQVITFSGDGGLSMLMGELLTVKLHQLPVKMFVFNNSSLGMVKLEMLVGGIPEHETDHESVDFSKIAEAAGIKTFRIEDPKQAPKQIKKALAYNGPALIDVVTDPNALSLPPTLTFDQLLGFSKAATRTVFGGGVGSMLSMAKSNLRNIPRPQDF
- a CDS encoding response regulator transcription factor, with translation MEDNKLAKVLVVDDEPNIVELLTVSLKFQNFEVYSANSGNEALRVAREVNPDAYILDVMMPGMDGFELLGKLRQEGLDGPVLYLTAKDGVDQRIHGLTIGADDYVTKPFSLEEVITRLRVIMRRGGAAEESSNDATMSYADLTLNDDTHEVTKGGELIELSPTEFNLLRYLMQNKEVVLSKSKILDNVWHYDFGGDGNVVESYISYLRRKIDTGDTQLIHTVRGVGYVLRTPRS